One window of Numenius arquata unplaced genomic scaffold, bNumArq3.hap1.1 HAP1_SCAFFOLD_98, whole genome shotgun sequence genomic DNA carries:
- the LOC141478981 gene encoding olfactory receptor 14A16-like yields the protein MSNSSSITQFLLLAFADTRELQLLHFGLFLGIYLAALLGNALIITAIACDHRLHTPMYFFLLNLSVLDLGSISTTVPKAMANSLFDTVAISYWGCAAQLFLFLFMIAAEFYLLTVMSYDRYVAICQPLHYGTLLGSRACVHMAAAAWGSGFLTALLHTANTFSLPLCQGNVLDQFFCEIPQILKLSCSHSYLREVVLIVVSVCLSFGCFVFIVVSYVQIFRAVLRIPSEQGRHKAFSTCLPHLAVVSLFLSTGFFAHLKPPSISSSPLDLVVSFLYSVVPPAVNPLIYSMRNQELKDTSKKLILSLISQQH from the coding sequence atgtccaacagcagctccatcacccagttcctcctcctggcattcgcagacacacgggagctgcagctcttgcacttcgggctcttcctgggcatctacctggctgccctcctgggaaacgcgctcatcatcaccgccatcgcctgtgaccaccgcctccacacccccatgtacttcttcctcctcaacctctccgttcttgacctgggatccatctccaccactgtccccaaagccatggccaattccctgtttgacaccgtggccatctcctactggggatgtgctgcacagctatttctgtttctcttcatgattgcagcagagttttatcttctcactgtcatgtcctacgaccgctacgttgccatctgccaacccctgcactacgggaccctcctgggcagcagagcttgtgtccacatggcagcagctgcctggggcagtgggtttctcactgctctcctgcacacggccaatacattttccttacccctttgccagggcaatgtcctggaccagttcttctgtgaaatcccccagatcctcaagctctcctgctcacactcctacctcagggaagttgttcttattgtggtcagtgtctgtttatcatttggttgttttgttttcattgtggtgtcctatgtgcagatcttcagggccgtgctgaggatcccctctgagcagggacggcacaaagccttttccacgtgcctccctcacctggccgtggtctccctgtttctcagcactggcttctttgcccacctgaagcccccctccatctcctcctcacccctggatctggtggtgtcatttctgtactcggtggtacctccagctgtgaaccctctcatctacagcatgaggaaccaggagctgaaagacacatcgaagaagctgattctgtcactaatctctcagcagcattaa
- the LOC141478982 gene encoding olfactory receptor 14A16-like: MLNSSSITQFLLLAFADTRELQLLHFGLFLGIYLAALLGNALIITTIACDHRLHTPMYFFLLNLSVLDLASISTTVPKAMANSLWDTRAISYWGCTAQLFFVFFFIGAEYCLLTVMSYDRYVAICQPLHYGTLLGSRACVHMAAAAWGSGFLNALLHTANTFSLPLCQGNVLDQFFCEIPQILKLSCSHSSLREVGFIVVSACLAFGCFVFIVVSYVQIFRAVLRIPSEQGRHKAFSTCLPHLAVVSLFLSTGFFAYLKPPSISSSPLDLVVAVVYSVVPPAVNPLIYSMRNQELKEALKKLIQWVQLQQQ, from the coding sequence atgctcaacagcagctccatcacccagttcctcctcctggcattcgcagacacacgggagctgcagctcttgcactttgggctcttcctgggcatctacctggctgccctcctgggaaacgcactcatcatcaccaccatcgcctgtgaccaccgcctccacacccccatgtacttcttcctcctcaacctctccgttcttgacctggcatccatctccaccactgtccccaaagccatggccaattccctctgggataccagggccatctcctactggggatgtactgcacagctcttctttgttttctttttcattggtgcagagtattgtcttctcactgttatgtcctacgaccgctacgttgccatctgccaacccctgcactacgggaccctcctgggcagcagagcttgtgtccacatggcagcagctgcctggggcagtgggtttctcaatgctctcctgcacacggccaatacattttccctacccctctgccagggcaatgtcctggaccagttcttctgtgaaatcccccagatcctcaagctctcctgctcacactccagcctcagggaagttgggtttattgtggtcagtgcctgtttagcatttgggtgttttgtgttcattgtggtgtcctacgtgcagatcttcagggccgtgctgaggatcccctctgagcagggacggcacaaagccttttccacgtgcctccctcacctggccgtggtctccctctttctcagcactggcttctttgcctacctgaagcccccctccatctcctcctcacccctggacttggtggtggctgttgtgtactcagtggtgcctccagctgtgaaccccctcatctacagcatgaggaaccaggagctcaaagaagcattgaagaaactcattcaatgggttcagctccagcagcagtag